A region from the Gemmatimonadota bacterium genome encodes:
- a CDS encoding phosphoribosylaminoimidazolesuccinocarboxamide synthase, translating into MTSLPQALVRPTLPLPRVHGGKVREVYEVDAERLLMVASDRVSAFDVVMAEGVPYKGVVLTQITAWWLDRLGSRVRHHLLSAHPDVIREEVPALAAVPASLWEGRSMLVRRTTPLPIECVVRGYLAGSAWKEYRASGTLAGEPLPTGLVESARLDPPIFSPATKATSGHDENIPFEGVRQAVGAQTADTLRALSLEIYGFGAETASRRGILLADTKFEFGHDASGVLRLIDEVMTPDSSRFWPAEHYRAGTQPPSLDKQPVRDHLDGLDWNKQPPPPPLPPEVVQRTTARYLEIFQRLTGTALTDFEPPRTQGEA; encoded by the coding sequence ATGACCTCGCTTCCCCAAGCGCTGGTGCGACCCACCCTGCCCTTGCCTCGGGTCCATGGGGGCAAGGTGCGGGAGGTCTACGAGGTGGACGCCGAGCGTTTGCTCATGGTCGCCAGTGACCGGGTGAGCGCCTTCGACGTGGTGATGGCGGAGGGCGTTCCCTACAAAGGGGTGGTCCTCACCCAGATCACCGCCTGGTGGCTGGATCGTCTGGGCAGCCGCGTGCGCCACCACCTCCTGAGCGCCCACCCCGACGTGATCCGTGAGGAGGTCCCGGCCCTGGCCGCTGTGCCGGCGTCGTTGTGGGAAGGACGCTCGATGCTGGTGCGGCGCACCACGCCTCTCCCCATCGAGTGCGTGGTGCGAGGCTACCTGGCCGGCTCGGCCTGGAAGGAGTACCGGGCCTCGGGCACGCTGGCGGGCGAGCCGCTGCCGACGGGGCTCGTCGAGAGCGCCCGTCTCGACCCGCCCATCTTCTCCCCGGCCACCAAGGCCACCAGCGGCCATGACGAGAACATCCCCTTCGAGGGCGTCCGGCAGGCGGTGGGCGCCCAGACGGCCGACACGTTGCGGGCGCTCTCGCTGGAGATCTACGGGTTCGGAGCCGAGACGGCGTCCCGGCGCGGCATTCTGCTGGCGGATACCAAGTTCGAGTTCGGCCACGACGCTTCCGGAGTGCTGCGCCTGATCGACGAGGTCATGACCCCGGACTCGTCGCGCTTCTGGCCGGCCGAGCACTACCGCGCAGGCACGCAGCCACCTTCTCTGGACAAGCAACCGGTCCGCGACCACCTGGACGGACTCGACTGGAACAAGCAGCCACCCCCGCCGCCGCTGCCGCCCGAGGTGGTGCAGCGCACCACCGCTCGCTACCTGGAGATCTTCCAGCGGCTCACGGGCACAGCGCTGACCGACTTCGAGCCCCCCCGGACCCAGGGGGAAGCATGA
- the purB gene encoding adenylosuccinate lyase, producing the protein MGEELDRYHHPLGDRYASAAMQEIFSPRRRYGTWRRLWLALAEAQRELGLDIPEGALAEMAAHLDDIDLGRAAEYERRFRHDVMAHVHLFGDAAPTAKGIVHLGATSAYVGDNTDLVLHRDALLLLAGRLVRTVASLARFAREHRALPTLGFTHFQPAQPTTVGKRATLWIQDLLLDLEELAFRLDTLRFRGVKGTTGTQASFLQLFDGRGDRVEELDRRVAEKMGFDRRFAVTGQTYTRKTDAAVLATLSGIAQSLSKLGNDLRLLAHLREVEEPFEREQIGSSAMPYKRNPMRSERICALARHVIALSADPAYTTATQWLERTLDDSANRRLSIPDAFLTTDGMLVLAENVTDGLVVHPAMIGRHLAEELPFMATESVLMASVQRGGSRQELHERIRQHAHAAAAHLKAGGTHNDLSARIAADEAFGLSAAEIDALVDARRFVGRAPKQVEDFLDDEVAPTLEAWAERLQGQSVPAAEVRV; encoded by the coding sequence ATGGGCGAGGAGCTCGACCGCTACCACCACCCGTTGGGCGATCGCTATGCGTCGGCGGCCATGCAGGAGATCTTCTCTCCGCGTCGCCGCTACGGAACCTGGCGGCGCCTGTGGCTCGCGCTGGCGGAAGCGCAGCGGGAGCTGGGGCTCGACATTCCCGAGGGAGCGCTGGCCGAGATGGCCGCGCACCTGGACGACATCGACCTCGGGCGCGCCGCGGAGTACGAGCGCCGCTTCCGCCACGATGTCATGGCGCATGTGCACCTCTTCGGCGACGCCGCCCCCACCGCCAAGGGAATCGTGCACCTGGGAGCGACCAGCGCGTACGTGGGCGACAACACCGACCTGGTGCTGCACCGGGACGCGCTCCTGCTGCTCGCGGGTCGGCTGGTGCGCACCGTCGCGTCGCTGGCGCGCTTCGCGCGCGAACACCGCGCGCTGCCCACGCTGGGCTTCACGCACTTCCAGCCGGCGCAGCCCACCACGGTGGGCAAGCGGGCCACGCTGTGGATCCAGGATCTCCTGCTGGATCTAGAGGAGCTGGCCTTCCGCCTGGACACGCTGCGCTTCCGCGGCGTGAAGGGCACCACGGGAACGCAGGCCTCCTTTCTCCAACTCTTCGACGGACGTGGCGACCGGGTCGAGGAGCTCGACCGGCGCGTGGCCGAGAAGATGGGCTTCGACCGGCGCTTCGCGGTCACCGGCCAGACCTACACGCGCAAGACGGACGCGGCCGTGCTGGCCACGCTCTCCGGCATCGCCCAGTCGCTCTCCAAGCTCGGCAACGACCTGCGGCTGCTGGCCCATCTGCGCGAGGTGGAGGAGCCGTTCGAGCGTGAGCAGATCGGGTCCTCGGCCATGCCCTACAAGCGCAATCCCATGCGTTCCGAACGCATCTGCGCGTTGGCCCGCCACGTGATCGCGCTGTCCGCCGACCCGGCCTACACCACCGCCACCCAGTGGCTGGAGCGCACCCTGGACGATTCGGCCAACCGCCGCCTTTCCATTCCGGACGCCTTCCTCACCACGGACGGGATGCTGGTGCTCGCCGAGAACGTCACGGACGGTCTCGTGGTCCATCCCGCCATGATCGGTCGACATCTGGCCGAGGAGCTCCCCTTCATGGCCACGGAGTCGGTCCTGATGGCATCAGTGCAGAGGGGCGGCAGTCGACAGGAGTTGCACGAGCGCATCCGCCAACACGCGCATGCCGCGGCGGCCCACCTGAAGGCCGGAGGAACGCACAACGATCTCAGCGCGCGCATCGCCGCAGACGAGGCCTTCGGACTGAGCGCCGCCGAGATCGACGCCCTGGTCGACGCGAGACGCTTCGTGGGCCGGGCGCCCAAGCAGGTGGAGGACTTCCTGGACGACGAGGTGGCGCCGACCCTGGAGGCCTGGGCGGAGCGACTGCAGGGGCAGAGCGTTCCGGCCGCGGAGGTGCGGGTATGA
- a CDS encoding HEAT repeat domain-containing protein: protein MRPLASNLPGGNTPDGFEIPELPLDDARDLFTVLQKALRAFQLYDENNPVYQRFVQNLRVAFEKLWTEVDELRIQIEEDRFLWFGEEVYRNDTRSESLAFLFYKDGIRDVQFLKGVEQEELEALLRVLQRARSVRAEGEDLLTILWDADLHHLEYHYVDLLAEGVEVPEKDPGSLDLSAAWQGEIVEDEATSQGEVATAAEPEPPKAKIGAEDFNPTLYSFDPREVEILRREVDREMQRDIRADVLSALFDRMEDQGRAERQFLILDIFGTLLPSFLSKGEIRSATLLLEGVHAMLATRGVLSEESVRRANAVLDEVSGSEAIEELVFALADGGIDVGPAELSQFLQYLRGGALEPLLRAAMGSEDKRIRALLLEAVAAIGKRNPAGVLHLLEVKDETVLAGACRMVGEMALGDAGPRLAELARHTSAEVRLAAVESSAKLRVSTVAAGLEAALKDPDRAVRIAAARGLGDLRYRPAAKALKTVVTGRAIRTADISEKIAFFESYGAVGGEEAVELLGNLLNKRGLLGRREPEEIRAGAALGLGRAGTPKAHEYLRAAQTATEPVVRSAVGRALRMERE from the coding sequence GTGAGGCCGTTGGCGTCGAACCTTCCCGGCGGGAATACGCCGGACGGCTTTGAGATCCCGGAGCTGCCGCTCGACGACGCCCGTGACCTGTTCACGGTCCTGCAGAAGGCGCTGCGGGCCTTCCAGCTCTACGACGAGAACAACCCGGTCTACCAACGGTTCGTCCAGAACCTCCGGGTCGCGTTCGAGAAGCTGTGGACCGAAGTCGACGAGCTCCGCATCCAGATCGAGGAGGACCGCTTCCTCTGGTTCGGGGAGGAGGTCTATCGCAACGACACCCGCTCCGAGTCCCTCGCCTTCCTCTTCTACAAGGACGGCATTCGCGACGTCCAGTTCCTGAAGGGCGTCGAGCAGGAGGAATTGGAGGCGCTGCTCCGGGTGCTGCAGCGTGCGCGCTCGGTGCGGGCCGAGGGCGAGGACCTGCTGACCATCCTATGGGACGCCGACCTGCACCACCTCGAGTACCACTACGTGGATCTCCTGGCGGAGGGCGTCGAGGTCCCGGAGAAGGACCCCGGGTCGCTGGACCTGAGCGCCGCCTGGCAGGGGGAGATCGTCGAGGACGAAGCCACCTCCCAAGGTGAGGTCGCGACCGCCGCCGAGCCGGAGCCCCCCAAGGCCAAGATCGGCGCCGAGGACTTCAATCCGACCCTCTACTCCTTCGACCCGCGTGAGGTCGAGATCCTCAGGCGCGAGGTCGACCGGGAGATGCAGCGCGACATCCGCGCCGATGTGCTCTCGGCCCTGTTCGACCGCATGGAGGATCAAGGGCGTGCCGAGCGGCAGTTCCTGATCCTGGACATCTTCGGCACCCTTCTGCCCAGCTTCCTGTCCAAGGGGGAGATCAGGTCCGCCACCCTCCTCCTGGAGGGCGTGCACGCCATGCTGGCCACGCGCGGCGTCCTCTCCGAGGAGTCGGTGCGTCGGGCCAACGCGGTGCTGGACGAGGTGAGCGGGTCGGAGGCGATCGAGGAGCTGGTGTTCGCGCTGGCAGACGGCGGGATCGACGTCGGGCCCGCCGAGCTCTCGCAGTTCCTCCAGTACCTGCGCGGGGGCGCCCTGGAGCCGCTGCTGCGCGCGGCCATGGGGTCGGAGGACAAGCGCATCCGCGCCCTGCTGTTGGAAGCGGTGGCCGCCATCGGCAAGCGGAATCCGGCGGGTGTGCTCCACCTGCTCGAGGTCAAGGACGAGACGGTGCTGGCGGGTGCCTGCCGCATGGTGGGGGAGATGGCGCTGGGCGACGCCGGCCCCCGGCTGGCGGAGCTGGCCCGCCACACGTCCGCCGAGGTGCGCCTGGCCGCGGTCGAGTCCTCGGCCAAGCTCCGCGTCTCGACGGTGGCAGCCGGGTTGGAAGCGGCGCTCAAGGACCCCGATCGCGCCGTTCGCATCGCGGCGGCCCGCGGTCTCGGCGATCTGCGCTACCGTCCGGCGGCCAAGGCCCTCAAGACCGTGGTGACCGGCCGCGCCATTCGCACCGCCGACATCTCGGAGAAGATCGCGTTCTTCGAAAGCTACGGCGCCGTGGGGGGCGAGGAAGCGGTGGAGCTGCTCGGGAACCTGCTGAACAAGCGCGGCCTTCTGGGGCGCCGGGAGCCGGAGGAGATCCGGGCCGGAGCGGCGTTGGGGTTGGGTCGGGCCGGAACGCCCAAGGCGCATGAGTACCTGCGGGCCGCACAGACGGCCACCGAGCCCGTGGTGCGCAGCGCGGTGGGGCGTGCCCTGCGGATGGAGCGGGAGTAG
- a CDS encoding HD domain-containing protein: MDERQPPHDRAAAAKAQEQGRHYLASLYALLRALKFYPIENETVQHALDELHTFTTGVLAEDGSLELRVVGEFFFVNETRLRLELTNYSTFGSIGKVFADHGLGEVTVFQGVRREEWAPFLSLLLRRPQGDDPYEAFMEGVEGAQLANLRFRPESEVHSPESEEEEKLQAAKRTYVRSVKVAKDVLTDVRLGRAVNVRKVKRAVQTIVDQVLSDEPSLLAMTTLRDFDEYTFTHSVNVCIFSLVIGQRLGLDKRQLYELGLGALFHDVGKMKIDSAIINKPRGLTDEEWGILKEHPTEGMLSLFEMKGFADIPYRQMLIAYEHHMKIDLTGYPQNKRPRMPALFSRIVAVADAFDAGTSIRSYQYEPWPADEVLREMRENPRRGFDPLLVRALINATGVFPVGTLVILDTLEMAVVSQANPDPEHLHQPRVVVISDAMGVPRPETYILDLSERDPVTGEPKRSIIKTTDPQKYGIRVSDFIT; this comes from the coding sequence GTGGACGAGCGTCAGCCCCCTCACGACCGCGCGGCCGCTGCCAAGGCGCAGGAGCAGGGGCGCCACTATCTGGCGTCCCTCTACGCGCTGTTGCGCGCCCTCAAGTTCTACCCGATCGAGAACGAGACCGTCCAGCACGCGCTCGACGAGCTGCACACCTTCACCACGGGCGTGCTGGCGGAAGACGGGTCGTTGGAGCTCCGCGTGGTCGGCGAGTTCTTCTTCGTCAACGAGACCCGTCTTCGCTTGGAGCTGACCAACTACTCGACCTTCGGAAGCATCGGGAAGGTGTTCGCCGACCACGGCCTCGGAGAGGTCACGGTGTTCCAGGGCGTGCGCCGTGAGGAGTGGGCTCCTTTCCTGTCGCTGCTGCTGCGCCGCCCCCAGGGGGACGACCCCTACGAGGCGTTCATGGAAGGCGTGGAGGGGGCGCAACTCGCCAACCTGCGCTTCCGACCCGAGAGCGAGGTGCACTCGCCGGAGTCCGAGGAGGAGGAGAAGCTACAGGCGGCCAAGCGCACCTACGTACGCTCCGTGAAGGTGGCGAAGGACGTGCTCACGGACGTGCGGCTCGGCAGGGCCGTGAACGTACGCAAGGTCAAGCGCGCGGTGCAGACCATCGTGGATCAGGTGCTCTCGGACGAGCCCTCGCTCCTGGCCATGACCACGTTGCGGGACTTCGACGAATACACGTTCACGCACTCCGTCAACGTCTGCATCTTCAGCCTGGTCATCGGGCAGCGGCTGGGGCTGGACAAGCGGCAACTCTACGAGCTGGGCCTGGGCGCGCTCTTCCACGACGTCGGCAAGATGAAGATCGACTCGGCCATCATCAACAAGCCGCGTGGTCTCACCGACGAGGAGTGGGGCATCCTCAAGGAGCACCCCACCGAGGGCATGCTGTCGCTCTTCGAGATGAAGGGGTTCGCGGACATTCCGTACCGGCAGATGCTCATCGCCTACGAGCATCACATGAAGATCGATCTGACCGGATATCCGCAGAACAAGCGCCCGCGCATGCCGGCGCTGTTCTCCCGCATCGTCGCGGTCGCGGACGCCTTCGACGCCGGGACCTCGATCCGCAGCTACCAGTACGAGCCCTGGCCTGCGGACGAGGTCCTGCGGGAGATGCGAGAGAACCCGCGCCGGGGATTCGATCCACTGCTGGTGCGCGCGTTGATCAACGCCACCGGAGTGTTCCCGGTGGGAACGTTGGTGATCCTCGACACGCTCGAGATGGCGGTGGTCTCGCAGGCAAACCCCGATCCCGAGCACCTGCACCAGCCCCGCGTGGTGGTGATCTCCGACGCGATGGGCGTGCCTCGGCCGGAGACCTACATCCTGGACCTGTCGGAGCGCGACCCGGTCACGGGTGAGCCCAAGCGCTCGATCATCAAGACCACCGACCCCCAGAAATACGGGATCCGCGTCTCGGACTTCATCACCTGA
- the lexA gene encoding transcriptional repressor LexA, giving the protein MPLTKRQKEILDYIESFIDESGYAPSFEEIAEAFGYASLATVHEHLSNLERKGYIRKAYNESRSLEVVREDEYNSAIELPLLGAVAAGLPIEAVTDHERLSVPVDMIRRGKENYVLRVEGNSMIDEQIRDGDYIVVSSQQTAADGEMVVALVGGDSVTVKKLYREPGNRIRLQPANETMQPIVVSAEDVAVQGVVVGVIRKY; this is encoded by the coding sequence ATGCCCCTGACCAAGAGGCAGAAAGAGATCCTGGACTACATCGAGTCGTTCATCGACGAGTCCGGGTACGCACCCAGCTTCGAGGAGATCGCCGAGGCATTCGGCTACGCCTCCCTGGCGACGGTGCACGAGCATCTCAGCAACCTCGAGCGCAAAGGCTACATCCGGAAGGCCTACAACGAGAGCCGCAGCCTCGAGGTGGTACGGGAGGACGAGTACAACTCCGCCATCGAGCTTCCCCTGCTCGGGGCCGTCGCGGCCGGTCTTCCCATCGAGGCCGTGACCGACCACGAACGGCTCTCCGTGCCCGTGGACATGATCCGGCGCGGCAAGGAGAACTACGTGCTGCGCGTCGAGGGCAACTCCATGATCGACGAGCAGATCCGCGACGGCGACTACATCGTCGTCAGCTCGCAGCAGACGGCCGCCGACGGAGAGATGGTGGTGGCCCTCGTCGGTGGGGACTCCGTGACGGTGAAGAAGCTCTACCGCGAGCCGGGCAACCGGATTCGACTGCAGCCTGCCAACGAGACCATGCAGCCCATCGTCGTGTCGGCCGAAGACGTGGCCGTGCAAGGCGTGGTCGTGGGTGTGATCCGAAAGTACTGA
- a CDS encoding trypsin-like peptidase domain-containing protein, producing the protein MRANVHRLLLASLAVLTSAGCGGNGESGGMVDTLQAQVPPVAQQIDASRATAIVRAAERVSPAVVSVHVLRRQRVASAFFDPFFGGGRTQIVAGLGSGFIYDADGHILTNAHVVEGAERLRVTLPDGRDIEAELQGVDLTTDIAVLRTSEGGLPHAPMGTSEGLLIGEWAIAIGNPFGNLLSNSEPTVTAGVISALGRHIVPDAADAGFYLGMIQTDASINPGNSGGPLVNALGEVIGVNTSIFSRSGGSEGLGFAIPIDRAMRIARDLSDDGRVDRAWVGLRVQAAEADEWGRTSGVEIALVAGGSPAAQAGLLAGRRIVRANGRAMTGPLDYQAVLLDLRAGDEVTLEVEGMRDAVHLTATTLPSASAPRITALDGLELITVTSAIQAELGLASEEGALVTAVGGTTAARLGLTSGDVIRRVNQAVITTAEEASAALEDVVRRGGGLRLIYERGGRYITYDLRVR; encoded by the coding sequence ATGCGCGCGAACGTGCATCGACTCCTGCTGGCTTCCCTGGCCGTCTTGACCTCCGCAGGGTGCGGCGGCAACGGTGAATCGGGAGGCATGGTGGACACCCTGCAGGCGCAGGTGCCACCCGTAGCCCAACAGATCGATGCGTCGCGCGCCACCGCGATCGTGCGTGCGGCCGAGCGCGTCTCTCCCGCTGTGGTGAGCGTGCACGTGCTCCGACGCCAACGGGTGGCGTCGGCCTTCTTCGATCCGTTCTTCGGGGGCGGGCGCACGCAGATCGTCGCGGGCTTGGGGTCGGGCTTCATCTACGACGCCGACGGACACATCCTCACCAACGCCCACGTGGTCGAGGGGGCGGAGCGCTTGCGCGTGACCCTCCCGGACGGACGGGACATCGAGGCCGAGCTGCAGGGCGTCGACCTCACCACGGACATCGCCGTGCTGCGCACGTCCGAGGGAGGCCTGCCGCACGCACCGATGGGCACCTCGGAGGGCCTCCTCATCGGCGAATGGGCCATCGCGATCGGCAATCCCTTCGGGAATCTGCTGTCCAACTCGGAGCCCACCGTCACCGCAGGCGTGATCTCCGCGCTCGGGCGCCACATCGTCCCGGACGCGGCCGACGCGGGCTTCTATCTCGGCATGATCCAGACGGACGCCTCCATCAACCCGGGCAACTCCGGGGGCCCCCTGGTCAACGCACTCGGAGAGGTGATCGGCGTGAACACGTCGATCTTCTCGCGCAGTGGCGGATCCGAGGGGTTGGGCTTCGCGATTCCCATCGACCGCGCCATGCGCATCGCACGGGACCTGTCCGATGACGGACGGGTCGACCGTGCCTGGGTGGGACTGCGGGTTCAGGCCGCCGAGGCAGACGAGTGGGGCCGCACCAGCGGCGTCGAGATCGCCTTGGTCGCCGGGGGCTCCCCCGCAGCGCAGGCGGGCTTGTTGGCCGGCCGCCGCATCGTGCGGGCCAACGGCCGAGCCATGACCGGCCCCCTCGACTATCAGGCGGTGCTCCTCGACCTGCGCGCAGGTGACGAGGTCACCCTGGAGGTCGAAGGCATGCGGGACGCCGTGCACCTGACGGCCACGACCCTGCCTTCCGCTTCAGCGCCACGCATCACCGCACTGGACGGTCTCGAGCTGATCACGGTCACGTCCGCCATCCAGGCGGAGTTGGGGCTCGCAAGTGAAGAAGGAGCGTTGGTGACGGCGGTGGGGGGAACCACGGCCGCGCGCTTGGGGCTCACATCGGGAGACGTGATCCGACGGGTCAACCAGGCGGTGATCACAACGGCCGAGGAAGCCTCGGCTGCGTTGGAGGATGTCGTTCGTCGAGGCGGCGGACTGCGGCTCATCTATGAGCGCGGCGGCCGCTACATCACCTACGACCTGAGAGTCCGTTGA
- the truA gene encoding tRNA pseudouridine(38-40) synthase TruA — translation MSSLEDIRLRVTLHYDGTRYFGWQLQPDAPTVQGEVERIVQRLTGAHRTVLASGRTDRGVHATGQVASVLVPGTWTAEGFGRALNALLPADIWVEQVADVPLAFHPRYDALERTYVYRVGTAPGAHSPFIRPYCWPLDATLDGACLSELAGQVLGERSFKAFARAGQPERGERCRVIRSEWRPWDLGWELVISADRFLHHMVRYLVGTMVEIARGRRAAAELDRLLGGDDDLRTSPPAPPSGLFLAHVRYPGDAAPDLASLSTPFTLNSGVV, via the coding sequence GTGAGCTCCCTGGAGGACATCCGCCTCCGCGTTACACTCCACTACGATGGGACCCGGTACTTCGGTTGGCAGCTTCAACCCGACGCTCCGACGGTACAGGGTGAGGTGGAGCGCATCGTTCAGCGCCTGACTGGCGCGCACCGCACCGTCCTCGCCTCCGGACGTACCGATCGTGGCGTCCACGCCACCGGTCAGGTCGCATCGGTGTTGGTTCCCGGAACCTGGACTGCCGAAGGTTTCGGTCGCGCGCTCAACGCGCTCCTGCCCGCCGACATCTGGGTCGAGCAGGTCGCCGACGTACCGCTCGCCTTCCATCCCCGCTACGACGCCCTGGAACGGACCTACGTGTACCGGGTGGGCACCGCTCCCGGCGCGCACTCGCCGTTCATCCGCCCCTATTGCTGGCCCCTGGACGCCACGCTCGACGGCGCCTGCCTGTCCGAGCTCGCCGGCCAGGTGCTCGGCGAACGCTCGTTCAAGGCCTTCGCGCGGGCCGGTCAACCGGAGCGCGGGGAGCGCTGCCGCGTCATCCGCTCCGAGTGGCGTCCCTGGGACCTGGGGTGGGAGCTGGTCATCAGCGCCGACCGCTTCCTGCACCACATGGTGCGCTATCTGGTAGGCACCATGGTGGAGATCGCCCGCGGTCGCCGCGCGGCGGCGGAGTTGGATCGTCTGCTGGGCGGGGACGACGACCTGCGGACCTCGCCACCGGCCCCCCCCTCCGGACTCTTCCTGGCGCACGTACGTTATCCGGGAGACGCGGCCCCTGACCTCGCGTCTCTCTCCACCCCGTTCACCTTGAACTCCGGAGTCGTTTGA
- the fsa gene encoding fructose-6-phosphate aldolase — translation MKIFLDTADIGEIRRAAEAGLIDGVTTNPSLLSKVAAGREPRVIFKEICESVDGPVSAEVVALGTEQMVAEGKRLADIHDNIVVKVPLTEQGLGACRQLRDEGIRVNVTLCFTGPQALLAAKAGATYISPFVGRLDDIAQDGMALIAEIRETYDNYGIDTEILTASVRHPRHFVEAMRLGSDCATIPPSVLYQLLKHPLTDLGLQRFMEDWKALGAEL, via the coding sequence ATGAAGATCTTCCTGGACACGGCCGACATCGGCGAGATCCGCCGCGCGGCGGAGGCCGGCCTGATCGACGGGGTCACGACCAACCCGTCCCTGTTGTCCAAGGTGGCGGCCGGACGCGAGCCCCGCGTCATCTTCAAGGAGATCTGTGAGAGCGTGGACGGGCCCGTGAGCGCAGAGGTGGTGGCGCTGGGCACCGAGCAGATGGTCGCCGAGGGGAAACGTCTCGCCGACATCCACGACAACATCGTCGTGAAAGTGCCCCTCACCGAGCAGGGTCTGGGCGCCTGTCGCCAGCTGCGCGACGAGGGCATCCGCGTCAACGTGACGCTGTGCTTCACCGGCCCGCAGGCTCTCCTGGCCGCCAAGGCGGGGGCCACCTACATCTCGCCCTTCGTGGGTCGCCTCGACGACATCGCCCAGGATGGGATGGCCCTGATCGCGGAGATCCGCGAGACGTACGACAACTACGGGATCGACACGGAGATCCTCACGGCCTCCGTCCGGCACCCCCGCCATTTCGTGGAGGCGATGCGACTGGGCTCCGACTGCGCCACCATCCCGCCTTCGGTGCTCTATCAGCTGCTCAAACACCCCCTGACCGACCTGGGCCTCCAGCGCTTCATGGAGGACTGGAAAGCACTGGGCGCGGAGCTCTGA
- a CDS encoding NFACT RNA binding domain-containing protein, which translates to MSSRWDSVLVRAVAGELGRRLGDARLRALYFDRSAPAAYAFFRTGTLEIRLDGPEPSVLWRAATEPYPGSRSLPARVTAVSSPPDERRLTVELRRVRGAPREQRLEIELIPRRSNVFLVSGGRVAAALRADPLRSTGEGYQPPEPSRRRWAEVTPLRAEWDAFIASLPGEERETALVRELAWSSPINAAELLDADGGFELWRTLQRGADPAPTLLLLPAGPQPYPHPLGSLPSSPLSDLLDAGPTPPPPSLPSDVLRRAEQRVEELARKERSLERQTQKAERAEVMRTQADLLLARLHQVPRGAERLVLEGFAGEPVEMRLDPSMTAQENAQALYAQARKAERALRDLPGRLAATRAAKEQAAAALERLRSGHWGPEELRPLLRGAVPGSARGRPGSQAPLPYRRYTSSGGLAILVGKGARQNDQLTFHVARPAEVWLHAQGVPGAHVLLRWDRDEAPPARDLDEAAALAALHSAARHSAVVPVDWTRRRYVRKPRGSKPGSVVLERGATLMARPDPDLAERLQGGEDGLDQHV; encoded by the coding sequence ATGTCGTCTCGATGGGACTCGGTGCTCGTCCGCGCCGTCGCCGGCGAGCTGGGCCGCCGCCTGGGTGACGCACGCCTGCGCGCGCTCTACTTCGACCGCTCCGCGCCGGCAGCGTACGCCTTCTTCCGCACCGGCACGCTGGAGATCCGGCTGGACGGGCCGGAACCGTCCGTGCTGTGGCGTGCTGCCACCGAGCCGTACCCGGGGAGTCGTAGCCTCCCCGCACGGGTGACCGCGGTCTCTTCCCCACCGGACGAGCGGCGACTGACGGTGGAGCTCCGGCGCGTGCGGGGCGCGCCACGGGAACAACGTCTGGAGATCGAGCTGATCCCGCGTCGCTCGAATGTCTTCCTCGTGTCCGGGGGTCGCGTTGCCGCCGCCCTGCGCGCCGACCCGCTGCGCTCCACGGGCGAGGGCTACCAGCCGCCCGAGCCCAGCCGGCGACGCTGGGCCGAGGTGACGCCGCTCAGAGCGGAGTGGGACGCGTTCATCGCTTCCCTGCCCGGCGAGGAGCGGGAGACCGCGCTGGTGCGCGAGCTCGCTTGGAGCAGCCCCATCAATGCGGCGGAACTGCTCGACGCCGACGGCGGCTTCGAGCTGTGGCGCACACTGCAACGCGGCGCGGACCCGGCTCCCACCCTGCTCCTCCTTCCGGCGGGGCCACAGCCCTACCCGCATCCGCTGGGCTCGCTGCCTTCGTCCCCGCTTTCCGATCTCCTGGACGCGGGTCCAACGCCACCACCGCCGTCTCTTCCCAGCGACGTTCTGCGACGGGCGGAACAACGGGTCGAGGAGCTTGCCCGCAAGGAGCGCTCTCTGGAGCGGCAGACGCAGAAAGCCGAGCGCGCCGAGGTGATGCGCACGCAGGCCGACCTCCTTCTGGCCCGGCTGCACCAGGTCCCCCGCGGGGCCGAGCGTCTGGTGCTGGAGGGCTTTGCGGGCGAGCCCGTGGAGATGCGTCTCGACCCCAGCATGACCGCGCAGGAGAATGCTCAGGCGTTGTACGCACAGGCGCGCAAGGCGGAGCGCGCCCTGCGTGACCTCCCCGGCCGCCTCGCGGCGACGCGCGCGGCCAAGGAGCAGGCAGCGGCAGCGCTCGAGCGACTCCGAAGCGGTCACTGGGGTCCCGAGGAGCTCCGTCCTCTGCTGAGAGGCGCGGTGCCCGGCTCGGCGCGGGGCCGCCCCGGGAGTCAGGCGCCCCTGCCCTACCGCCGCTACACCAGCTCCGGAGGCCTCGCCATCCTCGTGGGAAAGGGCGCGCGCCAGAACGACCAGCTCACCTTCCACGTCGCGCGCCCGGCCGAAGTCTGGCTGCACGCGCAGGGCGTCCCGGGCGCACACGTGCTGTTGCGCTGGGACCGGGACGAGGCCCCACCGGCAAGGGATCTGGACGAGGCTGCAGCGCTGGCCGCCCTGCACTCGGCCGCCCGTCACTCCGCCGTGGTCCCGGTGGATTGGACACGGCGCCGCTATGTGCGCAAGCCTCGTGGCTCCAAGCCGGGGTCGGTGGTGCTCGAGCGCGGTGCCACGCTCATGGCGCGCCCGGACCCCGACCTGGCTGAGCGTCTGCAGGGGGGCGAGGACGGACTCGACCAACACGTCTGA